From a region of the Latilactobacillus sakei genome:
- a CDS encoding excinuclease ABC subunit A, which produces MYDYVDEPRRVILMIDSKSFYASVESVQRGLNPLKSILVVMSTAKNAGSGLVLAASPRAKQLFGISNVTRATQVPIHDKRLIIAEPRMNLYIQENLRINRIFQRFTAEEDIQPYSIDESLLDITASWHLFGQTPYEVARQIQLAVKKETGIYLTVGIGDKPLLAKLALDLEAKHNHSLIAEWHYEDVPDKLWPVTDLARVWSIGQQTASKLNQLHIHSMADLAHTNPYELKQKMGIIGSQLFAFSWGIDRAIVHQKYMPKERSYGNSQILPRDYFLQAEIEVVIRELAEQVAARLRAHHKQACVISLGIGFSFSENESSRRSGFGRSLKVEPANGNHEIITTALQLFREQWQHQTIRRISLTCSQLIDDDAQQLDLFDPELRHLKQQQLDQTVDEIRQKFGFTSLVKLSSKLKGATAIERAGLVGGHAGGNAYD; this is translated from the coding sequence ATGTATGATTACGTCGACGAACCACGACGGGTTATTTTGATGATTGATTCCAAATCTTTTTATGCTTCAGTGGAATCAGTTCAACGGGGGTTAAACCCGCTGAAATCGATTCTGGTGGTGATGTCTACTGCCAAAAATGCTGGTAGTGGTTTGGTATTAGCAGCTAGTCCTCGAGCGAAACAACTTTTTGGCATTAGTAATGTGACCCGAGCGACGCAAGTGCCAATCCATGATAAACGGCTTATTATTGCGGAACCGCGGATGAACCTTTATATCCAAGAAAATTTAAGGATTAATCGTATTTTTCAGAGATTCACGGCTGAAGAAGATATTCAACCTTATTCGATTGATGAATCACTACTGGATATAACGGCAAGTTGGCATCTTTTTGGTCAAACCCCTTATGAAGTAGCACGCCAGATCCAACTGGCGGTAAAAAAAGAAACGGGTATTTATTTGACAGTTGGTATAGGCGATAAACCGTTGCTTGCCAAACTTGCTTTAGATCTGGAAGCTAAACATAACCACAGTTTAATTGCGGAATGGCACTATGAAGATGTGCCTGATAAGTTGTGGCCGGTAACGGATTTGGCACGCGTTTGGTCAATTGGGCAGCAGACAGCGAGCAAACTAAACCAATTACATATTCATTCGATGGCTGATTTAGCGCATACTAATCCATACGAGTTAAAACAAAAAATGGGGATTATTGGCAGCCAATTATTTGCTTTCAGTTGGGGGATAGATCGCGCAATTGTTCATCAAAAATACATGCCCAAAGAGCGCTCCTATGGTAATAGCCAGATCTTACCACGGGATTATTTTTTACAAGCGGAAATCGAAGTGGTGATCCGAGAACTCGCTGAGCAAGTTGCGGCCCGCTTGCGTGCACATCATAAACAAGCGTGTGTAATTAGTTTAGGGATTGGTTTTTCTTTTTCCGAAAATGAAAGTAGTAGGCGCTCAGGTTTCGGGCGGTCGTTAAAAGTGGAACCCGCGAATGGCAATCATGAAATCATTACAACGGCGCTTCAACTATTTCGAGAACAGTGGCAGCATCAAACCATTCGCCGTATTAGCCTAACGTGTAGCCAATTGATTGACGATGATGCGCAACAGTTGGATCTTTTTGATCCGGAATTACGTCATTTAAAGCAACAGCAATTGGATCAAACCGTTGATGAAATTCGACAGAAGTTTGGCTTTACATCTTTAGTGAAGTTATCAAGTAAACTCAAAGGTGCAACGGCAATTGAACGAGCCGGATTAGTTGGCGGTCATGCAGGGGGCAATGCTTATGACTGA
- a CDS encoding peptidase M23: protein MKSLKTLLFSATLSTAATAGLLFASNGHADAATNYTVVSGDTLSSISQKFAGNSSLIEKIANANKIANKNLIYVGETLTIDEETQTVTVAPATTPAATPVATQQTTQAPVATQQPVQKVATQTQPVQQPVQTTPVVKQQQTTTTTTTTNTTTSTTNSAKEWIANKESGGSYTASNGQFVGRYQLSSSYLNGDYSASNQERVADQYVTSRYGSWEGAKSFWLANGWY, encoded by the coding sequence ATGAAATCACTTAAAACACTTTTATTCAGCGCTACATTATCAACTGCCGCAACTGCAGGTCTTTTATTCGCAAGTAACGGCCATGCCGATGCAGCTACGAACTACACGGTTGTCAGCGGTGATACATTATCATCAATCTCACAAAAATTTGCTGGTAACAGCAGCCTAATCGAAAAAATCGCTAACGCCAATAAAATTGCTAACAAGAACTTAATCTATGTGGGCGAAACATTAACAATTGATGAAGAAACACAAACTGTTACAGTAGCACCTGCTACAACCCCAGCAGCAACACCAGTTGCTACACAACAAACAACTCAAGCACCAGTGGCAACACAACAACCTGTTCAAAAAGTAGCAACACAAACACAACCTGTTCAACAACCAGTACAAACAACGCCAGTTGTTAAACAACAACAAACAACAACTACTACGACAACAACAAACACAACAACTTCAACAACTAACTCAGCTAAAGAATGGATTGCCAACAAAGAATCAGGTGGTTCATACACAGCAAGTAACGGTCAATTCGTTGGTCGTTACCAATTATCAAGCTCATATTTAAATGGTGACTACTCAGCAAGTAACCAAGAACGCGTTGCAGATCAATATGTAACAAGCCGTTACGGTTCATGGGAAGGCGCAAAGAGCTTCTGGTTAGCAAACGGTTGGTATTAA
- a CDS encoding potassium transporter Kup encodes MKLATEKKTTQQKLSIAGMLITMGVVYGDIGTSPLYVMKSIVEGNGGIRNISQDFVVGSISLVFWTLMLMTTVKYVLIALRADNNGEGGIFALYTLIRKQAKWLVIPAIIGGATLLADGMLTPAVTVTTAIEGLKGLPINGNIFVSNQREVIILTVTILSVLFFIQKFGTDLIGKSFGPIMFIWFTFIGAIGVVNLMGDLTMLKALNPYYALHLLFSPENKVGILILGSVFLATTGAEALYSDMGHVGRHNIYGSWPYIAACLVLNYFGQGVWLLQHKEVAAYQNMADFNPFFEAMPAQLKIPAILLATIAAIIASQALISGSYTLVSEAIKLRLLPRIKVDYPAKLKGQLYISIVNWILWAVCLAVVFYFKNSAHMEAAYGLAITITMLMTTILLFHYLGRREKRWFLAYTVLLFFGAIETIFFIASAAKFMHGGYVTVLIAFVILFIMFVWYRSNSIKESNTFKSSTVSLLAYKRQLHDLRDETSLPLYTTNLVYLSKPQAEPRGKNMVKKNILYSILDKRPKRAQVYWFVAVNVTDEPYTAEYTVDTLGTDYIVSVQLYLGFKMEQKVNIFIRQIIHEMIHNGELPAQPQHYTTIPNREVGDFSFVIIQEDLSPETQIRAMDKGIVQMRLWLEKFTDTPASWFGLEYSDVFVERIPLVLGRQKATNKYHLKRRQEES; translated from the coding sequence ATGAAATTGGCAACAGAGAAGAAAACAACACAGCAAAAATTGTCAATTGCTGGCATGTTAATTACGATGGGCGTTGTCTACGGCGATATCGGAACGTCACCTTTGTATGTGATGAAGTCCATTGTCGAAGGTAATGGCGGTATTCGTAATATTAGCCAAGACTTTGTGGTGGGAAGTATCTCGCTTGTTTTCTGGACATTGATGTTAATGACAACGGTTAAATATGTGTTGATTGCACTGCGAGCCGACAATAACGGTGAAGGTGGGATTTTTGCATTATATACATTAATCCGCAAACAGGCTAAGTGGCTTGTGATACCAGCGATTATCGGTGGGGCGACATTACTGGCGGATGGAATGTTGACGCCGGCTGTGACGGTCACAACCGCGATTGAAGGATTGAAGGGATTGCCAATAAATGGCAATATTTTTGTGTCTAATCAACGTGAAGTCATTATTTTGACCGTGACGATTTTATCGGTACTCTTTTTTATCCAGAAGTTCGGAACAGATTTAATTGGTAAGTCATTTGGGCCGATTATGTTCATCTGGTTCACCTTTATTGGTGCAATTGGTGTCGTGAATTTAATGGGGGATTTAACGATGCTCAAAGCATTGAATCCATATTACGCATTGCATCTTTTATTTAGTCCTGAAAATAAGGTTGGGATTTTGATATTAGGGAGTGTTTTCCTGGCAACTACTGGGGCTGAAGCACTCTATTCTGATATGGGCCATGTTGGTCGGCACAATATTTATGGTAGTTGGCCATATATTGCGGCCTGTTTAGTGCTTAATTATTTTGGCCAAGGTGTTTGGTTATTACAACACAAGGAAGTCGCCGCTTATCAAAATATGGCTGATTTTAACCCATTTTTTGAAGCGATGCCTGCACAATTGAAGATTCCAGCCATTCTTTTGGCAACGATTGCTGCCATTATCGCATCGCAGGCATTGATTTCTGGCTCATATACGTTAGTTTCTGAAGCAATCAAATTACGCTTATTACCACGGATTAAAGTTGATTACCCCGCTAAGTTGAAGGGGCAGCTTTACATTTCAATTGTAAACTGGATTTTATGGGCAGTTTGTTTGGCAGTTGTTTTCTACTTTAAGAATTCAGCCCATATGGAAGCAGCTTATGGTTTAGCAATCACGATTACGATGTTAATGACGACTATTCTTTTGTTCCATTATTTAGGTCGGCGCGAAAAGCGGTGGTTCTTAGCTTATACCGTATTACTATTCTTTGGAGCAATTGAAACGATTTTCTTTATCGCAAGTGCTGCTAAATTTATGCATGGTGGGTATGTGACAGTCCTAATTGCTTTTGTCATTTTGTTTATCATGTTTGTTTGGTATCGGAGCAATTCAATTAAGGAAAGCAATACTTTTAAATCAAGTACAGTATCGTTATTAGCCTATAAACGGCAATTACATGATTTACGAGACGAAACGTCATTACCGTTATATACAACAAACTTAGTTTATCTGTCAAAACCCCAAGCAGAACCGCGGGGTAAGAATATGGTGAAAAAGAATATCCTCTATTCAATATTAGATAAACGGCCTAAACGCGCTCAGGTTTATTGGTTTGTTGCTGTGAATGTGACAGACGAACCTTATACTGCAGAGTATACGGTTGATACATTAGGTACAGATTATATTGTTAGCGTCCAGTTGTATTTAGGTTTTAAAATGGAACAAAAAGTAAATATCTTTATTCGTCAGATTATCCATGAAATGATCCATAACGGCGAATTGCCAGCACAACCACAACATTACACGACAATTCCAAATCGTGAAGTCGGCGATTTTTCATTCGTGATCATTCAAGAAGATTTATCGCCGGAAACCCAAATTAGGGCAATGGATAAAGGGATTGTGCAAATGCGATTATGGTTAGAGAAGTTTACAGATACACCAGCATCGTGGTTTGGTTTAGAGTATAGTGACGTCTTTGTTGAACGGATTCCATTAGTTTTAGGTCGCCAAAAAGCAACCAATAAGTACCATTTAAAACGACGTCAAGAAGAATCTTAA
- a CDS encoding nucleoside 2-deoxyribosyltransferase, giving the protein MSTNKKIYLAGPFFSPEQITRLDQIATLLAKNPTVATENIFRPNEHSYSDAEFGTFEWQTATFGFDIRQIDQADLVLAVLDYQTELGQFEPDSGTMWECGYAFAHNKPVILVRYKDDLPINLMLSGSATAIFNGEADLANLATYDFNTLQTKYVATKIY; this is encoded by the coding sequence ATGTCCACCAATAAAAAAATCTATCTCGCAGGTCCTTTTTTCAGTCCTGAACAAATAACTAGACTAGATCAAATTGCAACTTTACTAGCCAAGAATCCAACCGTGGCAACTGAAAATATTTTCCGCCCCAATGAACATAGTTATTCAGATGCCGAATTCGGGACTTTCGAATGGCAAACTGCCACTTTTGGCTTTGACATTCGCCAAATTGACCAGGCTGATCTCGTTTTAGCAGTCTTAGATTATCAAACCGAACTGGGTCAATTTGAACCTGATTCTGGTACTATGTGGGAATGTGGCTATGCTTTTGCCCACAACAAGCCGGTTATTTTAGTTCGTTACAAAGATGATTTACCAATTAATTTAATGTTATCTGGTAGTGCAACCGCCATTTTCAATGGCGAAGCAGATCTTGCTAATTTAGCAACTTACGATTTTAACACCCTTCAAACAAAATACGTTGCAACTAAAATTTATTAA
- a CDS encoding 6-phospho-beta-glucosidase yields MIKFPEYFMWGAATSAPQSEGYALNYGKSASTWDKWFEMHPEKFNEHQGPNSASDTYRLYKEDVTNMQRIGLNSFRTSIAWTRLMPDGEHVNPEAVVFYRDYFKRLKAANITPIINLFHFDMPWWLMEKGGWESRESVVAFARYAKTAFELFGDLVDRWTTFNEPIVHIECGYLTGYHYPDIVDFKKAVQVGYHTLLAHAAAVAEFRKVKPDGQIGIILNITPAYAKSDSPEDLAAKEKADLLLAKSFLEPTVLGQVPSALITLLAEHQLTPVTEARDQDLLAANRVDFIGVNYYQPLRVQAPTNPHFPALTTDDLYTNYVWPERRINPYRGWEIYPEALYDVAMMMKNDYQNIPWYVSENGMGVADEECFMAADGEIQDDYRIEFMEEHLRQLQRAITDGSSCFGYHTWTFNDCWSWLNGFKNRYGFFRVDLEHNAQRTMKKSGHWYRQLSENNGF; encoded by the coding sequence ATGATCAAATTTCCAGAATATTTTATGTGGGGTGCAGCCACATCAGCACCACAATCTGAAGGCTACGCGCTTAACTACGGTAAATCAGCTTCGACATGGGATAAATGGTTCGAAATGCATCCTGAAAAATTTAATGAGCATCAAGGCCCCAATTCTGCTAGTGATACCTATAGACTGTATAAAGAAGATGTCACTAACATGCAAAGAATCGGTTTGAATTCATTTCGGACCTCCATTGCCTGGACGCGCTTGATGCCGGATGGTGAACATGTTAATCCTGAAGCTGTGGTATTTTATCGTGATTATTTTAAACGGCTAAAGGCGGCCAATATTACGCCCATTATTAATTTATTTCATTTTGATATGCCTTGGTGGTTAATGGAAAAAGGTGGTTGGGAAAGCCGTGAATCAGTAGTTGCCTTTGCACGCTATGCCAAAACAGCATTTGAATTGTTTGGTGATTTAGTGGATCGTTGGACGACTTTCAATGAACCAATCGTTCATATTGAATGTGGTTATTTAACAGGCTATCATTATCCAGACATCGTTGATTTTAAGAAGGCTGTTCAAGTAGGCTACCATACATTATTAGCCCATGCTGCGGCAGTTGCTGAATTTAGAAAAGTGAAACCAGACGGTCAAATTGGGATTATTCTTAATATTACACCGGCCTATGCCAAGAGTGATTCACCAGAAGATCTTGCAGCTAAAGAAAAAGCGGATTTGCTTTTGGCTAAAAGTTTCTTGGAACCAACAGTGCTAGGCCAAGTACCGTCTGCTTTGATAACGCTCCTGGCAGAACATCAGTTAACACCGGTTACTGAAGCCAGAGACCAAGATTTATTAGCGGCTAACCGCGTTGATTTCATTGGGGTTAATTATTACCAACCATTGCGAGTACAAGCACCAACTAATCCGCACTTTCCGGCTCTGACGACTGATGATCTCTATACGAACTATGTCTGGCCAGAACGGCGGATTAATCCTTATCGTGGCTGGGAAATCTATCCAGAAGCCTTATATGATGTGGCGATGATGATGAAAAACGACTACCAAAATATTCCGTGGTATGTTTCTGAAAATGGCATGGGTGTTGCAGACGAGGAGTGTTTTATGGCTGCCGACGGTGAGATTCAAGATGATTATCGGATTGAGTTCATGGAGGAGCATTTACGCCAACTACAGCGTGCCATCACGGACGGTAGTAGTTGTTTTGGCTACCATACTTGGACGTTTAATGATTGTTGGTCTTGGTTAAATGGGTTTAAAAATCGTTATGGTTTCTTCCGGGTTGATTTAGAACATAATGCCCAACGGACGATGAAAAAAAGTGGTCATTGGTATCGTCAATTATCAGAGAATAATGGCTTTTAA
- a CDS encoding aquaporin family protein, whose amino-acid sequence MDASLTTRLAAEFIGTAIMIIFGNGAVANVELKGTKGFSSDWFLIAFGYGCGVMIPAVMFGSISGNHLNPAVTLSFAVMGLFPWENVLPYIIVQFLGAMVGQLLLVAAYKPYYDRTTNQEGILGSFVTIDAAHSRMNGFVNEFLGTLILVFGALAIGAGKFGAAGHIVVGLLVMTLVASLGGPTGPALNPARDLGPRLVHMLTPLKNKGDSQWSYAWVPVVAPIIGAICGAGIYQFIFA is encoded by the coding sequence GTGGATGCTTCTTTGACAACCCGTTTGGCTGCCGAATTTATTGGAACTGCAATTATGATTATTTTTGGTAACGGGGCAGTAGCCAACGTTGAATTAAAGGGAACAAAAGGTTTTAGTAGTGATTGGTTCTTAATCGCTTTTGGATATGGATGTGGGGTTATGATTCCCGCCGTTATGTTTGGTAGCATTTCTGGTAATCATCTTAATCCAGCTGTGACATTGAGTTTTGCAGTGATGGGCTTATTCCCATGGGAAAATGTCTTACCATATATCATTGTTCAATTCTTAGGCGCAATGGTTGGTCAATTATTATTGGTTGCAGCTTACAAACCATATTATGATCGTACAACAAACCAAGAAGGTATTTTAGGCTCATTCGTTACAATTGATGCTGCTCATAGCCGTATGAATGGTTTTGTAAATGAATTCCTCGGGACACTTATCTTAGTTTTCGGTGCTTTAGCAATTGGTGCTGGTAAGTTTGGCGCTGCCGGACACATCGTTGTTGGTTTATTAGTTATGACATTGGTTGCTTCATTAGGTGGCCCAACTGGTCCTGCTTTGAACCCAGCTCGTGATTTAGGCCCACGTTTGGTGCACATGTTGACACCACTTAAGAACAAAGGTGACTCACAATGGAGTTATGCTTGGGTACCAGTCGTTGCACCAATTATCGGCGCAATCTGTGGTGCAGGAATCTATCAATTTATTTTTGCATAA
- a CDS encoding universal stress protein, translating to MLEYHNILVGLDGSELADKALKQAIEVAKRNHAKLFIAQIIPDEVSVSTSITYPASSLEAERKSTKLYLEEKAKEAKDQGVADVQTIFKVGSPRRELAITIPQEADIDLTIVGVSGKGAIERLLIGSVAQFISIHSTTNVLLVK from the coding sequence ATGTTAGAATATCATAATATTTTAGTTGGATTAGACGGTTCAGAATTAGCTGATAAGGCGCTTAAACAAGCGATCGAAGTGGCTAAACGTAATCATGCCAAACTTTTTATTGCTCAGATTATTCCAGATGAAGTCTCTGTCAGCACAAGCATCACATATCCCGCTTCTTCTCTAGAGGCCGAACGAAAATCAACGAAGCTCTACTTAGAAGAAAAAGCCAAGGAAGCCAAGGATCAAGGCGTTGCAGACGTCCAAACCATTTTCAAGGTTGGTTCACCCCGCCGTGAATTAGCCATCACTATCCCACAAGAAGCCGATATTGATTTAACCATTGTCGGGGTTAGTGGTAAAGGTGCTATTGAACGATTGCTCATTGGTTCAGTGGCCCAATTTATCAGTATTCATTCGACCACAAATGTCTTGTTGGTTAAATAA
- a CDS encoding glucose-6-phosphate isomerase, which produces MAHISFDASRLDKFVQSNELAEMQAMVNAADSQLREGTGAGNDFRGFLDLPVNYDKDEFARIKEAAAKIKSDSEIFVAIGIGGSYLGAKAAIDFLNNTFYNMLPAEQRDFPQVLFAGNSISSSYLSDLVNLIGDRDFSINVISKSGTTTEPSIAFRVLKDKLIKKYGKEEAKSRIYATTDRAKGALKTESDAEGYAEFVVPDDIGGRFSVLTAVGLLPIAVAGGDIDQLMKGAADAREEYTDTDVTKNDAYKYAALRNILYRKGYTTELLENYEPTLQYFSEWWKQLMGESEGKDQKGIYPSSANFSTDLHSLGQYIQEGRRNLMETVVNVEKPNSDIDIPADEQNLDGLGYLEGHTMDFVNKKAYQGVVLAHTDGGVPVMTVNIPDQTAYTLGYMIYFFEMAVSISGYLNGINPFNQPGVEAYKKNMFALLGKPGFEELGKELNERL; this is translated from the coding sequence ATGGCACATATTTCATTTGATGCATCACGTTTGGACAAATTTGTTCAATCAAACGAACTTGCAGAAATGCAAGCAATGGTTAATGCTGCAGATTCACAATTACGTGAAGGAACTGGCGCAGGCAACGATTTCCGTGGCTTCTTAGATTTACCAGTTAATTACGATAAAGATGAATTTGCACGGATTAAAGAAGCTGCTGCTAAGATTAAGAGCGATTCAGAAATCTTCGTGGCAATTGGTATCGGTGGTTCATACCTCGGCGCTAAAGCTGCAATTGATTTCTTAAACAACACGTTCTATAACATGTTACCAGCAGAACAACGCGATTTCCCACAAGTTTTATTCGCTGGGAATTCAATTAGTTCAAGCTACTTATCAGACTTAGTTAACTTGATCGGTGACCGCGATTTCTCAATCAACGTTATCTCAAAATCAGGGACAACAACGGAACCTTCAATTGCTTTCCGTGTCTTAAAAGATAAGTTAATCAAGAAATATGGTAAAGAAGAAGCTAAGAGCCGGATCTATGCAACAACTGACCGCGCTAAAGGTGCTTTGAAGACTGAATCAGATGCAGAAGGCTATGCAGAATTTGTTGTGCCTGATGACATTGGTGGTCGTTTCTCAGTATTAACAGCTGTTGGTTTATTACCAATTGCCGTTGCTGGTGGCGATATTGACCAATTAATGAAGGGTGCCGCTGATGCACGCGAAGAATATACAGATACAGACGTTACTAAGAATGATGCATACAAATATGCTGCCTTACGTAACATCTTATACCGTAAGGGTTACACAACTGAATTATTAGAAAACTACGAACCAACATTGCAATACTTCTCAGAATGGTGGAAGCAATTGATGGGCGAATCTGAAGGTAAAGACCAAAAAGGAATCTATCCTTCAAGCGCTAACTTCTCAACTGACTTACATTCATTAGGTCAATACATCCAAGAAGGTCGTCGTAACTTGATGGAAACTGTTGTTAACGTTGAAAAACCTAACAGCGACATTGACATCCCAGCTGACGAACAAAACTTAGATGGTTTAGGTTACTTAGAAGGCCATACAATGGACTTCGTTAACAAGAAAGCTTACCAAGGTGTTGTTTTAGCACATACTGATGGTGGCGTACCTGTTATGACCGTTAATATTCCTGACCAAACAGCTTATACATTAGGCTACATGATTTACTTCTTCGAAATGGCAGTTTCAATTTCAGGTTACTTGAACGGCATTAACCCATTCAACCAACCTGGTGTTGAAGCTTACAAGAAGAACATGTTTGCTTTATTAGGCAAACCTGGCTTTGAAGAACTTGGTAAAGAATTAAACGAACGCCTATAA
- a CDS encoding peptide ABC transporter substrate-binding protein, which yields MSKLKRFLPLILIFGSLLTLLGIKKIKEAHQPDLPTVGILQPLSHPALDEIHRGIVAGLASAGYHNHKNIEIDFQNAQNDQSNLRLMSNRFVTEKAKITIGIATPAAQSLANATKQLPIILGAVTDPASANLVQNNQQPGANITGVSDQAPIQKQLDLMQTVMPQLKTVGILYSSSDNSATSQMQLFKQLAKQKGLQVIDASLSSVNDLEQVSQNLAPKVDAIYVPTDNTIASAMGTLVHVTDKTKTPVFPSAETMVKDGGLATVGLSQYDLGVETGKMAAAVLSGRAKPASTPIRYLRKGHLVLNLKKAKALHITIPQNLVKTAKEKGAIIK from the coding sequence ATGTCTAAACTAAAACGTTTTTTACCACTTATCTTAATTTTCGGTAGTTTACTCACACTACTAGGCATCAAAAAAATCAAAGAAGCTCACCAACCTGATTTGCCAACTGTTGGTATTTTACAGCCCTTATCCCATCCCGCACTCGACGAAATTCACCGTGGCATTGTCGCAGGTTTAGCAAGTGCCGGCTATCATAATCACAAAAATATTGAGATTGATTTTCAAAACGCACAAAACGATCAAAGTAACTTGCGCTTAATGAGTAACCGGTTTGTCACCGAAAAAGCTAAGATCACTATCGGTATTGCAACACCGGCCGCCCAAAGCCTGGCTAACGCAACAAAACAACTGCCAATTATCCTAGGGGCCGTGACTGATCCAGCCAGTGCCAACCTCGTTCAAAATAATCAACAGCCCGGTGCCAATATCACCGGTGTTTCCGATCAAGCACCCATTCAAAAACAACTCGATTTAATGCAAACCGTTATGCCGCAACTGAAAACCGTTGGTATCTTATATTCCAGCAGTGATAACTCGGCAACCAGTCAGATGCAACTATTCAAGCAACTCGCCAAACAAAAAGGCCTCCAAGTCATTGATGCAAGTCTTAGTTCCGTCAACGATCTGGAACAAGTCAGCCAAAATCTAGCGCCTAAAGTTGACGCAATCTACGTGCCGACCGATAACACGATTGCCAGTGCAATGGGCACGCTCGTCCATGTCACCGATAAAACCAAAACACCGGTCTTCCCTTCAGCCGAAACCATGGTTAAAGATGGCGGCCTTGCCACTGTTGGCTTAAGTCAATATGATTTGGGCGTTGAAACCGGCAAAATGGCCGCGGCGGTTTTAAGCGGTCGCGCAAAACCCGCTTCAACACCCATTCGCTATTTACGTAAAGGACACCTCGTCTTAAATCTTAAAAAGGCCAAAGCCTTGCACATCACCATCCCTCAAAATCTTGTTAAAACCGCTAAAGAAAAAGGAGCGATTATCAAATGA
- a CDS encoding branched-chain amino acid ABC transporter permease, which yields MSLIISTIDQGLLWSLLSLGVFITFRILKFPDMTVEGSFPLGAALSAVMLQQHNLVLSLLVAFIGGCLAGLVTAILYNYFHVQSLLAGILTLTGLYSVNLRILGQANLAIGDQHNLYQLPFLQQLTVDQRLLLLNLIIIAVAMLVLALLLYTEFGQALIAAGDNPTMALSQGIAVKRTKTIGIVLSNGLIALAGGLVAQYNGFADVNMGIGVMVIGLSAIIIGERLLVGRHFISKLISIILGSIVYRLILLLVLQLGFNANDFKLFSAVILAIFIIAPQQKKGMTAK from the coding sequence ATGAGCCTCATTATTTCAACCATCGACCAAGGATTATTATGGAGTTTACTCAGTTTAGGGGTCTTCATTACCTTCCGGATTCTCAAATTTCCTGATATGACGGTCGAAGGGAGCTTCCCACTAGGGGCCGCATTAAGTGCCGTCATGCTACAACAACATAATCTCGTCCTTTCACTACTAGTAGCCTTTATTGGCGGCTGTCTTGCCGGGCTAGTCACTGCTATCTTATATAATTATTTTCACGTACAAAGCCTGCTAGCTGGTATCTTGACGCTAACCGGTCTTTATTCGGTTAACTTGCGTATTTTAGGTCAAGCCAACCTTGCGATCGGTGATCAACATAATCTCTACCAATTGCCTTTTTTACAACAATTAACTGTCGATCAACGGTTGTTACTCTTGAATTTAATCATCATTGCTGTGGCGATGCTCGTTCTTGCCCTATTGCTCTATACTGAATTCGGGCAAGCACTCATTGCCGCTGGTGATAATCCGACAATGGCACTTTCTCAAGGCATCGCCGTCAAACGGACTAAGACAATCGGAATCGTCCTTTCTAATGGTCTCATCGCTTTAGCAGGGGGCTTAGTCGCCCAATATAACGGCTTTGCAGACGTTAATATGGGCATCGGCGTGATGGTCATTGGTTTATCCGCCATCATCATTGGTGAACGACTATTGGTTGGTCGCCACTTCATCTCTAAATTAATCAGCATTATTCTTGGGAGTATCGTCTACCGTTTAATCTTATTGTTGGTTCTCCAACTTGGCTTTAACGCCAATGATTTTAAACTTTTCTCAGCCGTTATCCTCGCCATCTTCATCATTGCTCCCCAACAAAAGAAAGGAATGACCGCTAAATGA